Proteins encoded by one window of Luteimonas yindakuii:
- a CDS encoding winged helix-turn-helix domain-containing protein produces MTPTQDAHARHYRFGPFRLDTQTRELQRDGAAVVLTAKAFDVLVVLVEHRGRVVGRDELLSTVWAGRVVEENNLAQAIGALRRAFGTDGQDHRYIVTVPGRGYRFVADVEVGAEGETPPAHAVAPVAAARWRPLLLAGIPLLMAVTALAWWWTERQPTAESSVAAASASAPPLSLAVLPFRSLPVETRDELLELGMADTLITRFSGSPGLRVRPLSSSQRFAGVAQDPLEAARQLGVDYVVEGTAQRRGDAVKVNARLLAADGSTRWSGSFDARSGRVFVLQDRIADALADALEVSVAAPAHRSPCDGDDVEAYRHYIAGQYRLSRPSALRARQALEEFGRVLERDPGCARAYAGMSQAWRTLVATADVDPAQVFPRARALAERALALDPRLPEAHLARAWIAFWYDWDWAAAEAAFRRAIELNPGLADAHFGLAHLLSNTGRADEAAVLAREAMALDPLSPVIHAIGGWFVAPPGEAAAYMDRALELDPDYWLALLMRGASRAAAGDPARGIADLERARKLCGDCSHALVTRGMVAARAGDRELALRILRTMEARDREGYWPASTLATLHNALGDTATALDLLERAWRERDVRMVFLKADEPARWRNLREEPRYRALVQRMGFTDSGVPGSSADAP; encoded by the coding sequence ATGACGCCGACGCAGGACGCCCACGCGCGCCATTACCGGTTCGGGCCGTTCCGGCTCGATACGCAGACCCGTGAGCTGCAGCGCGATGGCGCCGCCGTGGTGCTGACCGCCAAGGCCTTCGACGTGCTGGTGGTGCTGGTCGAACACCGCGGGCGCGTGGTCGGCCGCGACGAGCTGCTGTCCACGGTCTGGGCCGGGCGCGTGGTGGAGGAGAACAACCTCGCCCAGGCCATCGGCGCGCTGCGCCGCGCGTTCGGCACCGATGGCCAGGACCACCGCTATATCGTCACCGTGCCCGGGCGCGGCTACCGCTTCGTCGCCGACGTCGAGGTCGGCGCGGAAGGCGAAACCCCGCCCGCTCACGCAGTCGCACCGGTGGCCGCGGCCCGATGGCGGCCGCTGCTGCTTGCCGGCATTCCACTGCTGATGGCGGTGACCGCGCTGGCCTGGTGGTGGACCGAACGGCAGCCAACCGCCGAGTCGTCCGTTGCAGCTGCAAGCGCGTCCGCGCCGCCGCTGAGCCTCGCCGTGCTGCCATTCCGCTCGCTGCCCGTCGAGACACGCGACGAGCTGCTGGAACTCGGCATGGCCGACACCCTGATCACCCGCTTCAGCGGTTCGCCGGGATTGCGCGTGCGGCCGCTGTCGTCGAGCCAGCGCTTTGCCGGCGTGGCGCAGGATCCGCTCGAGGCCGCGCGCCAGCTTGGCGTGGACTACGTGGTCGAGGGCACCGCCCAGCGTCGTGGCGACGCGGTCAAGGTCAATGCGCGGCTGCTGGCGGCCGATGGCAGCACGCGCTGGTCGGGCAGCTTCGATGCGCGCAGCGGCCGCGTCTTCGTGCTGCAGGACCGCATCGCCGACGCGCTGGCCGACGCGCTCGAGGTCAGCGTTGCCGCGCCCGCGCACCGCAGCCCCTGCGACGGCGACGACGTCGAGGCCTATCGCCACTACATCGCCGGCCAGTACCGCCTCAGCCGGCCGTCGGCGCTGCGTGCGAGGCAGGCGCTGGAGGAGTTCGGCCGCGTGCTCGAGCGCGATCCCGGCTGCGCACGCGCGTATGCCGGCATGTCGCAGGCCTGGCGCACGCTGGTGGCGACCGCCGATGTCGACCCGGCGCAGGTGTTTCCGCGCGCACGGGCGCTGGCCGAGCGCGCGCTGGCGCTGGATCCGCGCCTGCCGGAAGCGCACCTGGCACGCGCATGGATCGCGTTCTGGTACGACTGGGACTGGGCCGCGGCGGAAGCGGCGTTCCGGCGCGCGATCGAGCTCAACCCCGGCCTGGCCGACGCGCATTTCGGCCTGGCCCATCTGCTCAGCAATACCGGCCGCGCCGACGAGGCGGCCGTGCTGGCGCGCGAGGCGATGGCGCTGGATCCGCTGTCACCGGTCATCCATGCGATCGGCGGCTGGTTCGTGGCGCCGCCGGGCGAAGCCGCGGCCTATATGGACCGCGCGCTGGAACTCGACCCGGACTACTGGCTGGCGCTACTGATGCGTGGCGCCAGCCGTGCCGCCGCGGGCGATCCTGCGCGCGGGATCGCCGATCTCGAACGCGCACGCAAGCTGTGCGGTGACTGCAGCCACGCACTGGTGACCCGCGGCATGGTCGCGGCACGCGCCGGCGACCGCGAGCTGGCGCTGCGCATCCTGCGCACGATGGAAGCGCGCGACCGCGAGGGCTACTGGCCAGCCTCGACGCTGGCCACGCTGCACAACGCGCTCGGCGATACCGCCACCGCGCTCGACCTGCTCGAGCGCGCCTGGCGCGAACGCGACGTGCGGATGGTGTTCCTCAAGGCCGACGAGCCGGCGCGCTGGCGCAATCTGCGGGAGGAGCCGCGCTACCGGGCGCTGGTGCAGCGGATGGGCTTTACCGACAGCGGCGTTCCCGGGTCCAGCGCCGACGCACCGTAG
- a CDS encoding autotransporter domain-containing protein: MFDTRPHPATVCLAALMLSACGSGGGTVPSLPPAAPPPAAPPPPPAGAFNPCPMPVTSNCNVTLASGESQDLPVTQSGHALNLRGDGQLTLLPGNYRFDDGVRIEGGLLQMSYRTILQANVRVEPQGVLRTSSGNQIVGDVENHGNAEVWGTIDGDFLNRGTVVLGEIVSGDLHNDNRLEVLGATYGNALLIGGDLSQSNVGVFAFALAPAGWDSPQPLRVDGRATLAGTLELRVHDDAWAPYPLPATGGHHLIHARGGVSGRFAEWTSPGLAISGSPRYGANDVWFDLVRISLPAAAAAQGLQGRITQASAVNVERALARVDGYALAPPASLDDGQRRMLASAASVLWLRDPSRARRSLDSLAGHAHPAMSGALHRHAAHAAARLDARLAGQRFEAGPRHWTQDIRQHAAGQQLEGLASGIDQWLSPRLLVGGSVSSGRMSFDVDELGGHGSGDAPAAGVHAHYRGRGWHATGAVGVAQTRLQLQRPIELGAAGIHVVRTRRDFVHTHLHGELGRDLPFAGGQLVPFVALDHGIVRGNGFAEHGDTGFELMAGPSRQARLTTTVGVRFARDWRTGARPLRLELDARHRRDLDREDPIHAAFRGAPDVGFALPGAHDSADTTLRVGLAGSLGRNTHWWLDGSQGVHGAHRDSALAIGLRHALR; this comes from the coding sequence ATGTTCGACACCCGCCCCCATCCCGCCACCGTCTGCCTTGCCGCGCTGATGCTGTCCGCCTGCGGCAGTGGTGGCGGCACGGTGCCAAGCCTCCCGCCTGCAGCGCCGCCACCGGCTGCGCCACCTCCACCGCCGGCGGGCGCATTCAACCCCTGTCCAATGCCTGTCACGTCGAACTGCAATGTCACCCTGGCCAGTGGCGAATCGCAGGATCTGCCCGTCACGCAAAGCGGGCACGCCTTGAACCTGCGTGGCGACGGCCAGCTCACTCTGCTTCCCGGCAACTACCGGTTCGACGACGGCGTCCGCATCGAAGGCGGCCTGCTACAGATGAGCTATCGCACGATCCTGCAAGCCAACGTCCGGGTCGAGCCGCAGGGCGTACTGCGCACTTCGAGCGGCAACCAGATCGTGGGTGACGTGGAAAACCACGGTAACGCCGAGGTGTGGGGAACCATCGACGGCGACTTCCTCAACCGTGGGACGGTCGTTCTCGGTGAAATCGTGTCTGGCGATCTCCACAACGACAACCGCCTCGAGGTTTTGGGGGCCACCTACGGCAATGCCCTGCTGATCGGTGGGGACCTTTCCCAGTCGAATGTCGGCGTGTTCGCATTCGCGCTTGCCCCGGCGGGCTGGGATTCTCCGCAACCGCTCCGCGTCGATGGTCGGGCCACTCTCGCGGGCACGCTGGAGCTTCGGGTGCATGACGATGCGTGGGCGCCCTATCCGCTTCCCGCAACGGGCGGGCATCACCTCATCCATGCCAGGGGCGGTGTGTCCGGCAGGTTCGCCGAGTGGACGTCGCCCGGCCTGGCGATCAGCGGCTCGCCGCGTTACGGCGCCAATGATGTGTGGTTCGACCTCGTTCGCATCTCGCTGCCGGCCGCTGCGGCCGCCCAGGGCCTGCAGGGCCGGATCACCCAGGCCAGTGCCGTCAACGTCGAGCGCGCGCTGGCACGCGTCGATGGCTACGCGCTTGCACCGCCCGCATCGCTGGATGACGGCCAGCGGCGGATGCTGGCCTCGGCCGCCTCGGTGCTGTGGTTGCGTGATCCGTCGCGGGCCCGGCGCAGCCTGGACAGCCTTGCCGGCCATGCCCACCCAGCGATGTCCGGCGCGCTGCATCGCCACGCCGCGCACGCTGCGGCCCGGCTCGATGCGCGGCTTGCAGGCCAACGGTTCGAGGCAGGCCCCCGGCACTGGACGCAGGACATCCGCCAGCACGCCGCCGGCCAGCAACTCGAAGGGCTGGCCAGCGGCATCGACCAGTGGCTGTCGCCGCGCCTGCTGGTGGGTGGCAGCGTCAGCAGCGGCCGGATGTCGTTCGATGTCGACGAGCTCGGTGGCCACGGTTCCGGCGATGCACCCGCGGCCGGTGTGCACGCGCACTACCGCGGCCGCGGCTGGCACGCGACCGGCGCGGTCGGCGTCGCGCAGACCCGCCTGCAGCTGCAGCGTCCGATCGAACTCGGTGCGGCAGGCATCCATGTGGTGCGCACACGGCGCGATTTCGTGCACACCCACCTGCATGGCGAACTCGGCCGCGACCTGCCCTTCGCGGGCGGCCAACTGGTGCCGTTCGTCGCGCTCGACCATGGCATCGTGCGCGGCAACGGCTTCGCCGAGCACGGCGACACCGGCTTCGAACTGATGGCCGGCCCATCGCGGCAAGCGCGGCTGACGACAACCGTTGGCGTGCGCTTTGCCCGCGACTGGCGCACGGGCGCCCGCCCGCTGCGGCTGGAACTGGACGCGCGCCATCGCCGCGACCTCGACCGTGAGGACCCGATCCATGCCGCCTTCCGCGGCGCGCCGGACGTCGGGTTCGCGCTGCCGGGCGCGCACGACAGCGCGGACACCACGCTGCGCGTGGGCCTTGCCGGCAGCCTCGGCCGGAACACGCACTGGTGGCTGGACGGCAGCCAGGGCGTGCACGGCGCGCATCGCGACAGCGCGCTCGCGATCGGTCTCCGGCATGCCTTGCGATGA
- a CDS encoding Do family serine endopeptidase: MSLIAAAAFGGMAATVLTDLPRQARAAEPAVPAPLPAGVAASGLPSIDGQPLPSLAPMLERVIPAVVGVHNTRRVQVSPFGNDPFFRRMFPEMSQERLDQSLGSGVVVDAQRGLVLTNHHVIEGADEVSVTLSDGRTLPAEFLGSDPETDIALMRVESADLTAIPLADSSTLRVGDFVVAVGNPFGFSQTVTSGIVSAVGRSNVPGIGFQNFIQTDASINPGNSGGALVNLRGELVGINTASFNVRGSMAGNIGIGFAIPSNLAGSVMRQLENSGTVRRGTLGVDTQTVDARIAQGLGIAEARGAVVTRVHEGAAGARAGLRTGDVIVGANGQRVDNAEALRNIQGLQPVDAPMTLSVLRDGRTVEISTRLTELPRDGASYDPRLAGATLSDLPEALRRQTDRISGVLVERVEPGSAAARNGLRAGDLIRAATGGQFHDLSGFRATLAGQPDALVLLVVRGGRQYQLRLQ; this comes from the coding sequence ATGTCATTGATCGCCGCTGCCGCGTTCGGCGGGATGGCCGCCACGGTGCTGACCGACCTGCCACGGCAGGCGCGTGCGGCCGAGCCGGCCGTGCCCGCGCCGTTGCCTGCGGGCGTGGCGGCCTCCGGCCTGCCGTCGATCGATGGACAGCCGCTGCCGTCGCTGGCGCCGATGCTCGAGCGAGTGATCCCGGCGGTGGTCGGCGTGCACAACACGCGGCGCGTGCAGGTCAGCCCGTTCGGCAACGATCCGTTCTTCCGCCGCATGTTCCCGGAAATGAGCCAGGAGCGGCTCGACCAGTCGCTGGGTTCGGGCGTGGTGGTGGACGCGCAGCGCGGCCTGGTGCTGACCAACCACCACGTGATCGAGGGCGCCGACGAGGTCTCGGTGACGCTGTCCGACGGACGGACGCTGCCGGCCGAGTTCCTCGGTTCCGACCCGGAAACCGACATCGCGCTGATGCGGGTGGAATCCGCCGACCTCACCGCGATCCCGCTGGCCGACAGCAGCACGCTGCGTGTCGGTGATTTCGTCGTCGCCGTGGGCAATCCGTTCGGCTTCAGCCAGACGGTGACCTCGGGCATCGTCTCCGCGGTGGGGCGCAGCAACGTGCCCGGCATCGGCTTCCAGAACTTCATCCAGACCGATGCCTCGATCAACCCGGGCAACTCCGGTGGCGCGCTGGTCAACCTGCGCGGCGAGCTGGTCGGCATCAACACCGCCAGCTTCAACGTGCGCGGCAGCATGGCCGGCAATATCGGCATCGGTTTCGCGATCCCGTCGAATCTTGCCGGCAGCGTGATGCGCCAGCTGGAGAACAGCGGCACCGTGCGCCGCGGCACGCTGGGTGTCGATACGCAGACCGTCGATGCGCGTATCGCCCAGGGGCTGGGCATCGCCGAGGCCCGCGGCGCGGTGGTCACCCGCGTGCACGAGGGCGCGGCCGGTGCGCGCGCCGGGCTGCGCACCGGCGACGTGATCGTCGGTGCCAACGGCCAGCGCGTCGACAATGCCGAGGCGCTGCGCAATATCCAGGGCCTGCAGCCGGTGGATGCGCCGATGACGCTGTCGGTGCTGCGCGACGGCCGCACCGTCGAAATCTCCACCCGCCTCACCGAGCTGCCGCGCGACGGTGCGTCCTACGACCCGCGCCTGGCCGGCGCCACGCTGTCCGACCTTCCCGAAGCACTGCGCCGGCAGACCGACCGCATCAGCGGCGTGCTGGTGGAGCGCGTCGAACCCGGCAGCGCGGCTGCCCGCAACGGCCTGCGTGCCGGCGACCTGATCCGCGCGGCCACCGGTGGCCAGTTCCACGATCTGTCCGGCTTCCGCGCCACCCTCGCCGGCCAGCCCGATGCGCTGGTGCTGCTGGTGGTCCGCGGCGGCCGCCAGTACCAGCTGCGCCTGCAGTAG
- a CDS encoding phage holin family protein, producing the protein MKPEDHAPQGDPDGAVPDTGKAPHLDESVRRIGKSGRDTARSALDTGRALRRLISADFALARSATGRAMAWVAIAVVFGASAWLLLMGALIVLLQRIDGISWLGSFSITALVSLVVTGVAGWRASVFFDYAGMHASRRQLQRLGLFSEDDEDDDQSSADKGTRPPMPSEAAGPQGDGLAGPKPAGMEAP; encoded by the coding sequence GTGAAACCTGAAGACCACGCACCCCAGGGCGATCCCGACGGCGCCGTGCCCGACACGGGCAAGGCGCCGCATCTGGATGAAAGCGTCCGCCGCATCGGCAAGTCCGGTCGTGACACCGCCAGGTCGGCGCTGGATACCGGGCGTGCGCTGCGGCGGCTGATCTCGGCCGACTTCGCGCTTGCACGCAGCGCCACCGGGCGTGCAATGGCCTGGGTGGCCATCGCGGTGGTGTTCGGCGCGTCCGCATGGCTGTTGCTGATGGGCGCGCTGATCGTGCTGCTGCAGCGCATCGACGGGATTTCCTGGCTTGGCTCGTTCTCGATCACCGCGCTGGTCAGCCTGGTGGTGACCGGCGTGGCCGGTTGGCGGGCCTCGGTGTTCTTCGACTACGCGGGCATGCATGCCAGCCGCCGGCAGTTGCAGCGGCTGGGGCTGTTCAGCGAGGACGACGAGGACGACGACCAGTCCTCCGCCGACAAAGGCACCAGGCCGCCGATGCCCTCGGAGGCGGCAGGCCCGCAGGGCGACGGACTGGCCGGCCCGAAGCCGGCCGGGATGGAGGCGCCATGA
- a CDS encoding protein sip-5 has product MNFEQLKKRVERSEQVVDGRMLQTRLSWSGLQTNWKEGWTPPRILIVGALLGFISGKAQPARTLRHVGQYANPKMMQLVTSVAGLVASVQSTFAASKAKTAADTADEAATTADVAATTADVAVGTATGAAVGGTGATPAARAAAARAAAEAAALEAGRPRSDRSRPDPQWDRQPSPAEAATDLSER; this is encoded by the coding sequence ATGAATTTCGAACAGCTGAAAAAGCGCGTCGAACGCAGCGAACAGGTGGTCGACGGCCGCATGCTGCAGACCCGGCTGTCGTGGAGCGGGCTGCAGACCAACTGGAAGGAAGGCTGGACGCCGCCGCGCATCCTCATCGTCGGTGCGCTGCTGGGCTTTATCAGCGGCAAGGCGCAACCGGCGCGGACGCTGCGGCATGTCGGGCAATACGCCAACCCGAAGATGATGCAGCTGGTGACCTCGGTGGCCGGGCTCGTGGCGTCGGTGCAGTCGACCTTCGCCGCCAGCAAGGCCAAGACCGCCGCGGACACCGCCGACGAAGCCGCGACCACGGCCGACGTGGCGGCGACGACCGCGGATGTCGCGGTGGGCACGGCCACCGGTGCCGCGGTCGGTGGCACCGGCGCCACGCCTGCCGCGCGTGCGGCGGCGGCACGTGCCGCCGCGGAGGCGGCCGCGCTGGAGGCCGGCCGGCCGCGCAGCGACCGCAGCCGGCCCGACCCGCAGTGGGACCGCCAGCCATCGCCGGCCGAGGCCGCCACCGACCTGTCCGAACGCTAG
- a CDS encoding AI-2E family transporter translates to MVASIEATDGELPPPPAPRPRAPASMVVLATLAVLAAAWAAQGLILPILLAMFFAMVGNPILRGLRRLYVPRFVGALVVLLGGLAATGMLAWQLAGPVRGWIEEAPRQLRSLTPRLQQMAKPVQSASAAAESIAKVADVGPKQRVQLVEIKSGGTLQWLAATPRMLASVLAVVLLTFFFMVYGERLQRHAIAILPDRQRKKLTVDIMTSIEHEVSRYILTISIINTLLGMALAGCLWALGVRGPEALMWGTIVALLNFAPYVGAFIGVFLMLLMGFVNFDTIGASLLPAAVYLGLHTLEGQLITPIVLGRRMALSPLILIIALMVFGFLFGIIGLLLAVPLLVCAKIALVRVEGMDRWARLLE, encoded by the coding sequence ATGGTTGCCAGCATCGAGGCTACCGACGGCGAACTGCCGCCTCCGCCCGCGCCACGTCCCCGTGCGCCGGCATCGATGGTGGTGCTGGCGACACTGGCGGTACTTGCCGCCGCCTGGGCGGCGCAGGGGTTGATCCTGCCGATCCTGCTGGCGATGTTCTTCGCCATGGTCGGCAATCCGATCCTGCGCGGGCTGCGACGGCTGTACGTACCGCGCTTCGTCGGCGCGCTGGTGGTGCTGCTGGGTGGCCTGGCGGCGACCGGCATGCTGGCGTGGCAACTGGCGGGCCCGGTGCGCGGCTGGATCGAGGAGGCACCGCGCCAGCTGCGCTCGCTGACCCCGCGCCTGCAGCAGATGGCCAAGCCGGTGCAGTCGGCCAGTGCGGCCGCGGAATCGATCGCGAAGGTGGCCGATGTCGGCCCGAAGCAGCGCGTGCAACTGGTCGAGATCAAGAGCGGCGGCACGCTGCAGTGGCTGGCGGCCACGCCGCGCATGCTGGCGTCGGTGCTGGCGGTGGTGCTGCTGACGTTCTTCTTCATGGTGTACGGCGAGCGCCTGCAGCGGCATGCGATCGCGATCCTGCCCGACCGCCAGCGCAAGAAGCTCACGGTCGACATCATGACCTCGATCGAGCACGAGGTATCGCGCTACATCCTCACCATCAGCATCATCAACACGCTGCTCGGCATGGCGCTGGCCGGCTGCCTGTGGGCGCTGGGCGTGCGCGGTCCCGAGGCGCTGATGTGGGGCACGATCGTGGCGCTGCTGAACTTCGCGCCCTATGTCGGCGCCTTCATCGGCGTGTTCCTGATGCTGCTGATGGGCTTCGTCAACTTCGACACCATCGGCGCGTCGCTGTTGCCGGCGGCGGTCTACCTCGGCCTGCACACCCTCGAGGGGCAGCTGATCACCCCGATCGTGCTGGGCCGGCGGATGGCGCTGTCGCCGCTGATCCTGATCATCGCGCTAATGGTGTTCGGCTTCCTGTTCGGCATCATCGGCCTGCTGCTCGCGGTGCCGCTGCTGGTCTGCGCGAAGATCGCGCTGGTGCGGGTGGAAGGCATGGACCGCTGGGCGCGCCTGCTGGAATAA
- a CDS encoding HAD family hydrolase has product MAFAVRAITLDLDDTVWPFAPIGERIERVLDDWLRTHSPETAQRWPPDAMRAMRERVWRNNPQLAHDLSALRRMTLEIALRDSGADMALLEPAYEAFYTARNEVEHYPDSLDALARISARVPVAALTNGNADLTRIGIDAHFVFQLGSREHGKAKPSPCIFHAACARLDCAHGEVLHVGDHVDADVAGAFRAGLRTCWINRDGRRWTNRQLRPDLEFDSLAGLADWLETHDIRAPAMAGPG; this is encoded by the coding sequence ATGGCTTTCGCTGTCCGCGCCATCACCCTCGACCTCGACGACACCGTGTGGCCGTTTGCCCCGATCGGCGAGCGCATCGAACGCGTGCTCGACGACTGGCTGCGCACGCACAGCCCGGAAACAGCGCAACGCTGGCCGCCCGATGCGATGCGCGCGATGCGCGAACGCGTGTGGCGCAACAATCCGCAGCTGGCGCACGACCTGTCCGCGCTGCGGCGGATGACGCTTGAGATCGCGCTGCGCGACAGCGGCGCCGACATGGCCCTGCTGGAGCCGGCGTACGAGGCCTTCTACACCGCGCGCAACGAGGTCGAACACTATCCCGACAGCCTCGATGCGCTCGCGCGCATCAGCGCGCGCGTGCCGGTGGCGGCGCTGACCAACGGCAATGCCGACCTCACCCGCATCGGCATCGATGCGCACTTCGTGTTCCAGCTCGGCTCGCGCGAGCACGGCAAGGCCAAGCCGTCGCCATGCATCTTCCACGCCGCCTGCGCACGGCTGGACTGCGCGCATGGGGAAGTGCTGCACGTGGGCGACCATGTCGATGCCGACGTCGCCGGCGCGTTCCGTGCCGGCCTGCGCACCTGCTGGATCAACCGCGACGGCCGCCGCTGGACCAACCGCCAGCTGCGGCCCGACCTCGAATTCGACAGCCTCGCCGGCCTCGCCGACTGGCTGGAGACCCACGACATCCGCGCCCCCGCCATGGCCGGGCCGGGCTGA
- a CDS encoding leucyl aminopeptidase family protein: MTSTTPALPAGLIAAADAARPRPLHVVQRADVDSWRGGQDARTQAWLDGHGFDGSGWIALPGDDGLAGALWVVADAHDPYAWAQAPAVLPPGDWRVEGADDARSACVLGWGLGAYRYTRYCSGGRAPARLVLEGRHATTLDLIAACNRVRDLVNTPTEDMGPEQLEQVARDIATTHGAGFDSIAGDELLARNFPAIHAVGRASHRAPRLLQLTWGDAAHPQLVLVGKGVCFDTGGLDIKPADGMRNMKKDMGGAAHALAMAELIMARALPVRLTLLIPAVENAIGPNALRPGEVIATRKGLSVEIDNTDAEGRLVLCDALALAGEQSPDLIIDFATLTGAARIALGPDLPALYSNDDDVAGAWLEQGLAHHDPVWRMPLWRPYLRYLHSRIADMANAGSRMAGSVTAALYLERFVPEGQPWAHLDVYSWNDGDRPGKPAGGEAQGLRAAWAMLEARYR, encoded by the coding sequence ATGACATCGACCACCCCCGCCCTGCCCGCCGGCCTGATCGCCGCCGCCGATGCCGCACGGCCGCGCCCGCTGCATGTGGTGCAACGGGCGGATGTCGACAGCTGGCGCGGCGGCCAGGATGCGCGCACGCAGGCCTGGCTCGACGGCCACGGCTTCGATGGCAGCGGCTGGATCGCGCTGCCCGGCGACGACGGCCTGGCCGGCGCGCTGTGGGTGGTGGCCGACGCTCACGATCCCTACGCCTGGGCGCAGGCGCCGGCGGTGCTGCCGCCGGGCGACTGGCGCGTGGAAGGCGCTGACGACGCGCGCAGTGCCTGCGTGCTCGGCTGGGGTCTCGGCGCGTACCGCTACACCCGTTACTGCAGTGGCGGCCGTGCGCCCGCGCGGCTGGTGCTGGAAGGCCGGCACGCCACGACGCTGGACCTCATCGCCGCATGCAACCGCGTGCGCGACCTGGTCAACACGCCGACCGAGGACATGGGCCCGGAGCAGCTGGAGCAGGTGGCACGCGACATTGCGACCACGCACGGTGCGGGCTTCGACAGCATCGCCGGCGACGAGCTGCTGGCGCGGAACTTCCCGGCGATCCACGCCGTCGGCCGCGCCTCCCACCGCGCGCCGCGCCTGTTGCAGCTGACCTGGGGCGATGCCGCGCATCCGCAGCTGGTGCTGGTCGGCAAGGGCGTGTGCTTCGACACCGGCGGCCTCGACATCAAGCCGGCCGACGGCATGCGCAACATGAAGAAGGACATGGGCGGCGCCGCGCATGCGCTGGCCATGGCCGAGCTGATCATGGCGCGCGCGCTGCCGGTGCGGCTGACGCTGCTGATCCCGGCGGTGGAGAACGCGATCGGTCCGAATGCGCTGCGTCCGGGCGAGGTGATCGCCACCCGCAAGGGCCTCAGCGTGGAGATCGACAACACCGACGCCGAAGGCCGCCTGGTGCTGTGCGATGCACTGGCGCTGGCCGGCGAGCAGTCGCCGGACCTGATCATCGACTTCGCCACCCTCACCGGCGCCGCGCGCATCGCCCTCGGCCCCGACCTGCCGGCGCTGTACAGCAACGACGACGACGTGGCCGGCGCGTGGCTGGAGCAGGGCCTCGCCCACCACGACCCGGTGTGGCGGATGCCGCTGTGGCGGCCCTACCTGCGCTATCTCCACAGCCGCATCGCCGACATGGCGAATGCCGGTTCGCGCATGGCCGGCTCGGTCACCGCGGCGCTGTATCTCGAGCGCTTCGTGCCGGAAGGCCAGCCGTGGGCGCACCTCGACGTCTATTCCTGGAACGACGGGGACCGCCCCGGCAAGCCCGCCGGCGGCGAAGCGCAGGGCCTGCGCGCGGCCTGGGCGATGCTGGAAGCGCGCTACCGCTGA